One genomic region from Bradyrhizobium icense encodes:
- the queG gene encoding tRNA epoxyqueuosine(34) reductase QueG, with protein MAGGGTGVADLRGPRLLNQGVKLAAADLKSALVREAKALGFDCIGVTDPDAIGNAGKYFREFLDAGAHGDMDWLAAQPERRMDPRVLWPGVRSIIMLGFNYGPDDDPLALLEKRTRGAISAYAQGDDYHDVIKKRLKTLARWLVAASGEEVKVFIDTAAVMEKPLAQAAGLGWQGKHTNLVSREFGSWLFLGAIFTASDLPRDTVDTDHCGSCNACQEICPTAAFPAPYKLDARRCISYLTIENKGPIPHEFRKSIGNRIYGCDDCLAVCPWNKFAQQGRETKLAARAELRAPSLAELARLDDAAFRALFSKSPVKRIGRDRFVRNVLIAIGNAEQPSLASEAERLLDDASPLVRGAAVWAMSQLVNRERFEALAAKAIGSETDETVLEEWDLISSVMPRHRASP; from the coding sequence ATGGCTGGCGGGGGTACCGGCGTCGCGGACCTACGTGGACCTCGACTTCTGAACCAGGGCGTCAAACTTGCCGCTGCCGATCTGAAGTCCGCGCTCGTGCGCGAAGCGAAGGCGCTCGGTTTCGACTGCATCGGCGTCACCGATCCCGACGCGATCGGCAATGCCGGAAAATATTTCCGCGAATTCCTCGATGCCGGCGCACATGGCGACATGGACTGGCTCGCGGCGCAACCCGAGCGGCGGATGGATCCGCGCGTGCTGTGGCCGGGCGTGCGGTCAATCATCATGCTCGGCTTCAATTACGGACCCGATGACGATCCGCTCGCGCTTCTCGAAAAGCGCACACGCGGCGCGATCTCCGCCTATGCCCAGGGCGACGACTATCACGACGTCATCAAGAAGCGCCTGAAAACGCTGGCGCGGTGGCTGGTCGCGGCATCGGGCGAGGAAGTGAAAGTGTTCATCGACACCGCAGCGGTAATGGAAAAGCCGCTGGCGCAGGCGGCGGGACTGGGCTGGCAAGGCAAGCACACCAATCTCGTCTCGCGCGAATTCGGCTCATGGCTGTTCCTCGGCGCCATCTTCACCGCATCCGACCTGCCGCGCGACACCGTCGACACCGATCATTGCGGCTCCTGCAACGCCTGCCAGGAAATCTGCCCGACGGCGGCTTTCCCGGCGCCCTACAAGCTCGATGCGCGGCGCTGCATTTCCTACCTGACGATCGAGAACAAGGGCCCGATCCCGCACGAATTTCGCAAAAGCATCGGCAACCGCATCTATGGCTGCGACGATTGCCTCGCGGTGTGCCCGTGGAACAAGTTCGCGCAACAGGGCCGCGAGACGAAACTCGCCGCGCGCGCGGAATTGCGTGCGCCGTCGCTGGCGGAGCTGGCGCGGCTCGACGACGCCGCCTTCCGCGCGCTGTTTTCGAAATCGCCGGTCAAGCGCATCGGCCGCGACCGCTTTGTCCGCAACGTGCTGATCGCGATCGGCAATGCGGAGCAGCCGTCGCTGGCGAGCGAGGCGGAGCGATTGCTGGACGATGCAAGCCCGCTGGTGCGCGGCGCGGCGGTGTGGGCGATGTCGCAATTGGTGAATCGGGAGCGATTCGAGGCGCTGGCTGCGAAGGCGATAGGCAGCGAGACGGACGAAACCGTGCTTGAGGAGTGGGATCTAATCTCCTCCGTCATGCCCCGCCACCGGGCCTCGCCGTAG
- a CDS encoding glutathione S-transferase family protein, with the protein MYTLYHHPFCPHSRFIRLVLGEHGLDLRLVEERAWERREGFLVLNPAGTTPVLMADGFPPIPGAGIIAEYLDETHGLEAGERRLLPASMAERVEVRRLMAWFNEKFFEEASNPLVTERIYKRFMSEENGGGAPAADVIRAAKANVRYHLAYIGWLAQTRNFLAGDRLTYADLAAAAHLSAIDYLGDVPWSEDEAAKMWYARVKSRPSFRPLLSEWLAGVPASRTYVDLDF; encoded by the coding sequence ATGTACACGCTCTATCACCATCCGTTCTGTCCGCATTCGCGCTTCATTCGCCTGGTGCTGGGCGAACATGGCCTCGACCTGCGCCTGGTGGAAGAGCGGGCCTGGGAGCGGCGCGAAGGGTTTCTCGTGCTCAATCCCGCGGGCACCACGCCGGTGTTGATGGCTGACGGCTTTCCGCCGATCCCCGGCGCAGGAATCATCGCCGAATATCTCGACGAGACGCACGGCCTGGAAGCCGGCGAGCGCCGGCTGTTGCCGGCCTCGATGGCGGAGCGCGTCGAGGTGCGCCGGCTGATGGCGTGGTTCAACGAGAAATTCTTCGAGGAGGCATCGAATCCGCTGGTGACCGAGCGCATCTATAAGCGTTTCATGAGCGAGGAAAATGGCGGCGGCGCGCCGGCGGCCGATGTGATCCGCGCGGCCAAGGCCAATGTGCGCTATCATCTGGCCTATATCGGCTGGCTGGCGCAGACGCGGAATTTCCTCGCCGGCGACCGGCTGACCTACGCGGATCTCGCCGCCGCGGCGCACCTTTCGGCGATCGATTATCTGGGCGATGTGCCATGGAGCGAGGACGAAGCGGCAAAGATGTGGTACGCGCGGGTGAAATCCCGCCCGTCGTTCCGCCCGCTCCTGAGCGAATGGCTGGCGGGGGTACCGGCGTCGCGGACCTACGTGGACCTCGACTTCTGA